The following proteins are encoded in a genomic region of Palaemon carinicauda isolate YSFRI2023 chromosome 19, ASM3689809v2, whole genome shotgun sequence:
- the LOC137659195 gene encoding uncharacterized protein MCAP_0864-like: MESECVEKVLQMKEHENLFEILKKENAELKKHQTEKTQQLKELKNEVRELKAEKDELESECVGKDLQRKKLENLLACLRNENEKGKKNQIEKTVNLNKLKNEVGKLKAEKTKLESECVQKELQKKKLENLLESLRKEKQSGNKWKREFEELKEEKEKLEANLVQDYEKLEFVCKIKDLEIMEKKMIAEKFESENKEIKKAQRENTE; this comes from the coding sequence atggaatctgaatgtgtcgaaaaagtccttcagatgaaagaacatgaaaatttgtttgaaattctcaAAAAAGAGAATGCAGAATTGAAGAAACACCAAACTGAAAAGACACAACaattaaaggaattgaaaaatgaggtacgtgaattgaaggcagaaaaagatgaactggaatctgagtgcgtcggaaaagacctccaGAGGAAGAAGCTGGAAAATTTGCTGGCATGTCTCAGAAACGAAaatgagaaagggaagaaaaatcaaattgagaaaacagtaaacctaaataaattgaaaaatgaagtgggtaaattaaaggcagaaaagacaaaattggaatctgaatgtgtccaaAAAGAGCTTCAGAAGAAGAAACTGGAAAACTTGCTGGAAAGTCtgagaaaggaaaaacaaagtggaaataaatggaaacgggaatttgaagaactgaaagaagaaaaggagaaacttGAAGCAAATTTGgtgcaagattatgaaaaactagaatttgtctgcaaaataaaagaccttgagataatggaaaaaaaaatgattgctgaaaagtttgaaagtgaaaataaagaaattaaaaaggcgCAAAGGGAGAACACGGAATAA